From the genome of Bufo gargarizans isolate SCDJY-AF-19 unplaced genomic scaffold, ASM1485885v1 original_scaffold_1098_pilon, whole genome shotgun sequence, one region includes:
- the LOC122922977 gene encoding ATP-dependent Clp protease proteolytic subunit, mitochondrial — MELLIRGVRPALKGVCALQQVRTLHRAPPRLAPLIPIVVEQTGRGERAYDIFSRLLRERIICVMGPIDDSLSSLVIAQLLFLQSESNKKPIHMYINSPGGSVTSGLAIYDTMQYILNPICTWCVGQAASMGSLLLAAGSPGMRHSLPNSRIMLHQPSGGARGQATDIAIQAEEIMKLKKQINEIYAKHTRQPLSLIESVMERDRYMSPTEAQEFGILDKVLVHPPQNGEDEPELVRKTEAQPPLPPPSEP, encoded by the exons ATGGAGCTGCTTATCAGAGGGGTG AGGCCGGCACTGAAGGGGGTATGTGCCCTCCAGCAAGTCAGAACCCTGCATCGAGCTCCTCCGCGGCTCGCCCCGCTCATCCCTATTGTTGTGGAGCAGACG GGTCGCGGGGAGAGAGCTTATGATATTTTCTCCAGGTTACTGCGGGAGCGTATTATCTGCGTCATGGGACCG ATCGATGACTCCTTATCCAGCCTGGTGATTGCTCAGCTCCTGTTCCTGCAGTCCGAGAGTAATAAGAAGCCCATTCACATGTACATCAACAGCCCAG GGGGCTCGGTGACTTCTGGCCTTGCAATCTATGACACCATGCAGTATATACTGAATCCCATCTGTACGTGGTGTGTGGGACAAGCAGCCAGTATGGGGTCCCTCCTCCTAGCAGCCGGATCCCCCGGAATGAGACATTCTTTGCCAAACTCCAGAATTATGCTCCATCAGCCGTCAGGAGGTGCCAGG GGTCAGGCTACGGACATCGCCATACAGGCCGAGGAGATCATGAAGCTGAAGAAACAGATTAATGAAATCTATGCCAAACACACGCGCCAGCCGCTGTCCCTGATCG AGTCCGTGATGGAGAGAGACCGCTACATGAGCCCCACCGAAGCTCAGGAGTTTGGTATCCTGGACAAGGTATTGGTGCACCCCCCTCAAAATGGAGAAGACGAACCAGAACTTGTCCGAAAAACAGAGGCGCAACCGCCGCTGCCACCGCCATCTGAGCCTTAG